The genomic interval AAGTTGTTGATCAGTGCCATTCATTTCCTTAATCATTTCTTCAATATCGCTTGCTATCGAAGCAACATCTCCAGCATTAGTATTAACAAGAGCTGCTTTAAGGTCTAGATAAGATTCATAAATAGCATTTATGTATTCTAGCTCAAAAGTCACTGGTATAGTCCCTGAAGTCTCATTTAAATCGCCAGCAATCTCTTGGGTAACATCTTCCACTTGAGATGGAGCTATTATTACCTCTGCTTCTTTGGATTGTTTACAAGAAAAAATAATTAAAGTAAGTACTATGTAAAATGCTGTTTTCATAATCTAAAATTTAGAAAGCAAAAATACGAATGGTCTATTAATTTACCTTACGCGCATAAAAAAATGCAGGGATTAATAAAAATACAAGGAGTGGTTGTATTAAAAAACGTCTTACATAAAAAAGAGGTAGATAATTCTCCGGCTTATAGAATTGCAACATAACACACATAGCTACCATAAGTAAAACACCTACTACTACGTATAGTAACACGGCAAGTTTGAGTATTTCCTTCTTGTAAAACACCGCCCACAAAAGGCCCATTGATAAAGCCGTATTTAGAAAAAACCTCAATAAAAGATAAAGTAATAGCTTCCATTCAACTATTATTGGTAATGGATGGTTTTGATACGCTCCTTGAAAATAGTTGATAAGAGGATCATAAAATAGTTCGCTTTCGCGAAAGCGTATGCATAACAATCCAATTAAGCAGCCCGTTGTAATTAAAACTCGCACACTATTTTTCATTTTTTTCTGGCTTTCTATAAGACTGAATCCATCCTACCCAAAGAAAAAAGACAGTGCCGTATATGACCGCGGGGAAAATAGTACCGTGTAAAAGTTCTGTATATTCTGGGTATTTATAAAGTGCAATGGTAAGTAGTGCAATCCGTAAAATATTTATGGCATATATAAGTACAGCCCCACTAAAAATATATAGAAGCGTGCGCTTAGTTTCTCCAAAAAAGGCAAGCATAAAAGCTATAAATAGCAATAGTATACTTACAGAATTACAGCCTTCTACTACTCTAGCGAGGGTCGTATCATTATAGTTTAGATTCATAGCTGCCTCCCTCTTACTAGGGACAACCTCCATAGCATAACCCAATGCATTGATTACAGACTGGCTTTGATTTGCGACAGTATGTGTTATGATATCTGGATAATAAGTCTTACTACTGCCATATGTTAAGAATAGATTATAGAGCGTGACAAAAATCAAATAACTGCCAATAAATATGACAAGGAAACGAAGTACAGACTTATATTTGTAAATTAATTTAAGCAAGAGGTGTATTTAGACCTCTAAAATACGAGAATTATGACTTTTGATGATTTAAAAATTCAAGTAACTAATATATTAAATCAAAATGGGGTGACACCAGATAAGATGATGACTGAAATTTGCGAAGCCCTACGCACTAATGTTTCTTACTATGATTGGGTTGGCTTTTACATGGCAAATCACGATTCAAAAACCTTACATTTAGGCCCATTTGCTGGAACACCGACAGATCATACGGTGATTCCTTTCGGTAAAGGAATCTGTGGTCAAGTTGCAGAATCAAACTCAAACTTTGTGGTACCTGATGTCAAAGGACAAGATAACTACATTGCTTGTAGTATTGCGGTTAAGAGTGAGATTGTAATTCCAATTTTTAAAGACGGTAAGAATATAGGGCAGATTGACATTGATTCAAATAAAGTGGATCCCTTTACTAAGGAAGATGAGGACTTTTTAGAATGGGTCAATACACAAATCGCAGAATTACTATAAATACAAACAGCGCTTGTTCTTAAAATATCTCCAAAAATCTGTACAGATTTGTGGAGATATTTTTATGCTTTAAAGAAAAACTTTTACATACCAGTACGGATGGCTTCTACAGGGTCTAAACGTGAAGCCCCAATGGCTGGTATTATTCCTGCTACGATCCCAATCAAGAATGTAACAGACAACCCTAAGACAACGTTTTTAAGAGAGAGAACAAATTCGAAATCTCCTGCAATTCCTGATGCATCGAGACCTAGCACTATGAGCTGCACTAAAGTTAACCCAATTAATCCTCCGAAAATAGAAAGCAACACTGATTCAAAGAGAAATTGCAGTAATATGAATTTTCGCTTTGCACCAAGTGCTTTTTGAATTCCTATAAGATTTGTACGTTCTTTTACAGAAACAAACATAATATTTGCAATTCCAAAACCACCTACTAACAGAGAAAATCCACCTATCCCCCAGCCTACTAATGTGAGAATACTTATAATTCCTGCGATTGCGTCTGCAAAACCACTAAGTCTATTAATAAAAAAATTGTTGTCATCTCCAGACTTTATTGAACGACCACGGCGCATTGTTTGCTCTGCCATGGCATACAATTCATCTGGATCTTCACCATCTGAAGGAATAATAGTGATTGTGGGAAACGTAGATCTATTATTATCACCATAAATCCTACGCATTATATTAACTGGAACTACTAGTTTTTCATCTTTAGAGTCTCCAAAGGCATTGACACCTTCTTTTTTCAAGACCCCTATAATCGTAAATTTTCTACTTAGTGTTTTTACTTGCTTACCTACAGGATTAGTACCTTCTCCAAATAATTTATCCCTCAAGATAGACCCTATAACAGCTACAGGCATCCCGTTAATAGACTCCTGTTCATTAAAAA from Dokdonia sp. Hel_I_53 carries:
- a CDS encoding DUF3347 domain-containing protein, encoding MKTAFYIVLTLIIFSCKQSKEAEVIIAPSQVEDVTQEIAGDLNETSGTIPVTFELEYINAIYESYLDLKAALVNTNAGDVASIASDIEEMIKEMNGTDQQLSKLTSFLEKMAASSEVKKQRLLFENVTDEVEKLLSGKVTSGKVIKQYCPMAFDGKGAYWLSNSKEIRNPYFGDKMLKCGVVDIEIQ
- a CDS encoding exosortase F system-associated membrane protein, which produces MKNSVRVLITTGCLIGLLCIRFRESELFYDPLINYFQGAYQNHPLPIIVEWKLLLYLLLRFFLNTALSMGLLWAVFYKKEILKLAVLLYVVVGVLLMVAMCVMLQFYKPENYLPLFYVRRFLIQPLLVFLLIPAFFYARKVN
- the xrtF gene encoding exosortase family protein XrtF; this encodes MLKLIYKYKSVLRFLVIFIGSYLIFVTLYNLFLTYGSSKTYYPDIITHTVANQSQSVINALGYAMEVVPSKREAAMNLNYNDTTLARVVEGCNSVSILLLFIAFMLAFFGETKRTLLYIFSGAVLIYAINILRIALLTIALYKYPEYTELLHGTIFPAVIYGTVFFLWVGWIQSYRKPEKNEK
- a CDS encoding GAF domain-containing protein translates to MTFDDLKIQVTNILNQNGVTPDKMMTEICEALRTNVSYYDWVGFYMANHDSKTLHLGPFAGTPTDHTVIPFGKGICGQVAESNSNFVVPDVKGQDNYIACSIAVKSEIVIPIFKDGKNIGQIDIDSNKVDPFTKEDEDFLEWVNTQIAELL
- a CDS encoding ABC transporter permease, coding for MLIYLRTLGESFRFAINALRNNKLRTFLSLMGVTVGIFSIIGVLAAVDSLERDIKGSLSSLDSNSMIICHVSFGPTEVPRWKRERFPLVTYDDYQYLQRNLPGLGAINYSMSVGSQKVSYQGTVMESIRVDNATEGLYDIERLEFEDGRFFNEQESINGMPVAVIGSILRDKLFGEGTNPVGKQVKTLSRKFTIIGVLKKEGVNAFGDSKDEKLVVPVNIMRRIYGDNNRSTFPTITIIPSDGEDPDELYAMAEQTMRRGRSIKSGDDNNFFINRLSGFADAIAGIISILTLVGWGIGGFSLLVGGFGIANIMFVSVKERTNLIGIQKALGAKRKFILLQFLFESVLLSIFGGLIGLTLVQLIVLGLDASGIAGDFEFVLSLKNVVLGLSVTFLIGIVAGIIPAIGASRLDPVEAIRTGM